Proteins co-encoded in one Oceanibaculum indicum P24 genomic window:
- a CDS encoding M81 family metallopeptidase codes for MHFLLAMMKHETNTFSPVPTPLERFARGRGTPPEGQDAVDAYRGTQSALAAFIDIAEKEGATYDIPVAGQAWPSGPVQDDAYNYMTGKIIAAAKARKYDAILLDLHGAMVTESFEDGEGQLIKALREIAPDTPIAVALDMHTNLYAEIIDNATSAAGYQTYPHIDVYETGTRAALPVIAKLKGKANPVMAWGNRPMLPHVMRQGTDDFPNKELQIRAREMETTGGALAATLFTGFPHADIHNAGLSAVVVTDGDKALAQKYLDELLDFAWDEREAFVYKLEPLGESVARAKKMSDGPVVLLDHFDNAASGGTMDTTAVLGEIVRQGLENVAFFAIHDPEAVQQMIKAGIGAKMTLKLGGKIKMPLLAADAVSEPLEVTGTVRVLTNGEFRNRGPMGTGILNDMGPTAVFDTGKVEIVVISRHQEPNDLNCFYSLGIDPLAKRYLCLKSRVHWRAGFKPIMTDVVECAGVGVCTSDYNQLEFKHVRRPIYPLDILNEAKAGQ; via the coding sequence ATGCATTTCTTGCTGGCGATGATGAAACACGAGACGAACACCTTCTCCCCGGTGCCGACGCCGCTGGAGCGGTTCGCCCGTGGCCGGGGCACGCCGCCGGAAGGTCAGGATGCGGTGGATGCCTATCGCGGTACGCAGAGTGCGCTGGCCGCCTTCATCGACATCGCGGAGAAGGAGGGGGCCACCTACGACATTCCGGTCGCCGGCCAGGCTTGGCCCTCCGGCCCGGTGCAGGATGACGCCTACAATTACATGACCGGCAAGATCATCGCGGCGGCGAAGGCGCGCAAATACGACGCCATCCTGCTCGACCTGCATGGCGCGATGGTGACCGAGAGCTTCGAGGATGGCGAGGGTCAGCTGATCAAGGCGCTGCGCGAGATCGCACCGGATACGCCGATCGCCGTAGCATTGGACATGCACACCAACCTCTATGCGGAGATCATCGATAACGCGACCTCGGCCGCCGGCTACCAGACCTATCCGCATATCGACGTGTACGAGACCGGCACGCGCGCGGCGCTGCCGGTGATCGCCAAGCTGAAGGGCAAGGCCAATCCGGTCATGGCCTGGGGCAACCGGCCGATGCTGCCGCATGTGATGCGTCAGGGCACCGACGATTTCCCGAACAAGGAACTGCAGATCCGGGCTCGCGAGATGGAAACGACCGGCGGCGCGCTGGCGGCGACCCTGTTCACCGGCTTCCCGCATGCCGACATCCACAATGCCGGCCTGTCGGCGGTGGTGGTGACCGATGGCGACAAGGCACTGGCGCAGAAATATCTGGACGAGCTGCTGGACTTCGCCTGGGACGAGCGCGAGGCCTTCGTCTACAAGCTGGAGCCGCTGGGCGAATCGGTGGCGCGTGCCAAGAAGATGAGCGACGGGCCGGTGGTGCTGCTCGACCATTTCGACAATGCGGCGTCGGGCGGCACGATGGATACCACCGCCGTGCTGGGCGAGATCGTCCGGCAGGGGCTGGAGAATGTCGCTTTCTTCGCGATCCATGATCCCGAAGCCGTGCAGCAGATGATCAAGGCCGGCATCGGTGCCAAGATGACGCTGAAGCTGGGCGGCAAGATCAAGATGCCGCTGCTGGCCGCCGATGCGGTCAGCGAGCCGCTGGAGGTCACCGGCACGGTGCGTGTGCTGACCAATGGCGAGTTCCGCAACCGCGGGCCGATGGGCACCGGCATCCTGAACGATATGGGGCCGACCGCCGTGTTCGATACCGGCAAGGTGGAGATCGTCGTGATCTCCCGCCATCAGGAGCCGAACGACCTCAACTGCTTCTACAGCCTGGGCATCGATCCGCTGGCCAAGCGCTATCTGTGCCTGAAGAGCCGCGTGCACTGGCGCGCTGGCTTCAAGCCGATCATGACGGATGTGGTGGAATGCGCCGGCGTCGGCGTCTGCACCTCGGACTACAACCAGCTGGAGTTCAAACATGTCCGGCGGCCGATCTATCCGCTCGACATTCTGAACGAGGCGAAGGCCGGGCAGTAA
- a CDS encoding cis-3-hydroxy-L-proline dehydratase has protein sequence MKITRISAYQIDLPLHEGSYKWADGKSVEVFDSTVVAIETDAGITGHGEVCPLGPAYLPAYANGARTGIRELAPKLIGLDPRDLGTINRVMDQAMRGHPYVKSPLDIACWDILGQATGLPVVTLLGGRCGEDVLLYRAISQDTPEAMAANVAGYRAEGYTKFQLKVGGDADTDIARIHAVSKKLLPGDVLIADANTGWLMHEAARVVEGVRDVDVYIEQPCPSYEECLAIRRRTPKPFILDEVIDGLPAVLRGASDLAMDVINLKISKVGGLTRARQIRDLCLSLGIAMTIEDTWGGDITTAAIAHLAHSTPADFLFSATDFNSYVTVSLAEGAPQRQHGRMSASPAPGLGVLPRMEVLGAPVFSVG, from the coding sequence ATGAAGATCACCCGGATTTCCGCCTACCAGATCGATCTTCCGCTGCATGAGGGCAGCTACAAATGGGCGGATGGCAAGTCGGTCGAGGTGTTCGATTCCACCGTGGTCGCCATCGAAACCGATGCAGGCATCACCGGCCATGGCGAGGTCTGCCCGCTGGGGCCGGCCTATCTGCCGGCCTATGCCAATGGCGCGCGCACCGGGATCCGCGAGCTGGCACCGAAGCTGATCGGGCTCGACCCGCGCGATCTCGGCACCATCAACCGCGTCATGGACCAGGCGATGCGCGGGCACCCCTATGTGAAATCGCCGCTCGACATCGCCTGCTGGGATATTCTGGGCCAGGCCACCGGGCTGCCGGTGGTGACGCTGCTGGGCGGCCGCTGCGGCGAGGATGTCCTGCTCTACCGCGCTATCTCGCAGGACACGCCCGAGGCGATGGCCGCCAATGTCGCCGGCTACCGGGCGGAGGGTTACACCAAGTTCCAGCTGAAGGTGGGCGGCGACGCCGATACCGATATCGCGCGCATTCATGCCGTCTCGAAGAAACTGCTGCCCGGCGATGTGCTGATCGCCGACGCCAATACCGGATGGCTGATGCATGAGGCGGCGCGCGTCGTCGAGGGCGTGCGCGATGTCGATGTCTATATCGAACAGCCCTGCCCGTCCTACGAGGAGTGCCTGGCGATCCGCCGCCGCACGCCAAAGCCCTTCATCCTGGACGAGGTGATCGACGGGCTGCCCGCCGTGCTGCGCGGCGCATCGGACCTCGCCATGGACGTCATCAACCTGAAGATTTCCAAGGTCGGCGGGCTGACCAGGGCGCGGCAGATCCGCGACCTCTGCCTGTCGCTCGGCATCGCCATGACCATCGAGGACACCTGGGGCGGTGACATCACCACCGCCGCCATCGCCCATCTCGCCCACTCGACCCCGGCGGACTTCCTGTTCTCGGCAACCGACTTCAACTCCTACGTCACCGTCTCGCTGGCCGAGGGCGCGCCGCAGCGCCAGCACGGCCGCATGAGCGCCTCCCCCGCGCCGGGACTGGGCGTCCTGCCGCGCATGGAAGTGCTGGGCGCGCCCGTGTTCAGCGTGGGGTGA
- a CDS encoding putative glycolipid-binding domain-containing protein translates to MTSSMRTLMWRRDWDGNSMEQATFRRGEDGIEIAGTVLLAEKGIPLRVEYRVQCDAGWNTRRIEVSQDFQGKTRSLTLLHDGAGNWRLNGAAAPDLAGCTDIDLGVSPSTNALPVNRLRPAIGATGEIRAAWVRFPELTVTAAPQAYDRLAERRYRYRNLDSDFKAVLEVDEDGFPVQYEGIWTRIADGAPARGLTHALAGALFSPGPSPELGEAAKAFDWVIGGWRAEVFDYGQDGTVRTGHGEWWFSWALEGRAIQDIWIAPPRGGRETGDLPVRDRYSTTLRWLDGDGETWRILWLNPVTGVLNRLQGRMKDGRIVLEGEEYGRPARWSFNDITPDSFVWRGESQQEDGNWRLDAEFRLRRMVG, encoded by the coding sequence ATGACATCGAGCATGCGGACCCTGATGTGGCGGCGCGACTGGGACGGCAACAGCATGGAGCAGGCGACCTTCCGCCGGGGCGAGGACGGGATAGAGATCGCCGGCACGGTGCTGCTGGCGGAGAAGGGCATCCCCTTGCGCGTCGAATACCGGGTGCAGTGCGATGCCGGCTGGAATACCCGCCGGATCGAGGTCAGCCAGGATTTCCAGGGTAAGACGCGCAGCCTGACCCTGCTGCATGACGGGGCGGGCAACTGGCGGCTGAATGGCGCGGCTGCCCCGGATCTCGCCGGCTGCACCGATATCGATCTGGGTGTCAGCCCGTCCACCAATGCGCTGCCGGTGAACCGGCTGCGTCCCGCCATCGGTGCAACCGGGGAAATCCGCGCCGCCTGGGTGCGGTTTCCCGAACTGACGGTGACGGCAGCGCCGCAGGCCTATGATCGGCTGGCGGAGCGGCGCTACCGCTACCGCAATCTCGACAGCGACTTCAAGGCGGTGCTGGAGGTCGATGAGGACGGATTCCCCGTCCAGTATGAAGGTATCTGGACACGCATCGCCGATGGCGCACCGGCACGCGGGCTGACCCATGCGCTGGCTGGGGCCCTGTTCTCGCCCGGCCCGTCGCCAGAACTGGGGGAGGCCGCGAAGGCCTTCGACTGGGTGATCGGCGGATGGCGCGCCGAAGTGTTCGACTATGGCCAGGATGGCACGGTCCGCACAGGCCACGGCGAATGGTGGTTCAGCTGGGCGCTGGAGGGCCGTGCCATCCAGGACATCTGGATCGCGCCGCCCCGTGGCGGTAGGGAGACGGGAGATCTGCCGGTCCGCGACCGGTACAGCACCACCCTGCGCTGGCTCGATGGCGATGGTGAGACATGGCGCATCCTCTGGCTGAACCCGGTGACCGGCGTGCTGAACCGGCTGCAAGGCCGCATGAAGGATGGCCGGATTGTACTGGAAGGCGAGGAATATGGCCGCCCGGCGCGCTGGAGCTTCAACGACATCACGCCCGACAGCTTCGTCTGGCGCGGCGAGAGCCAGCAGGAGGATGGCAACTGGCGGCTGGACGCCGAATTCCGGCTGCGGCGGATGGTGGGGTGA
- a CDS encoding helix-turn-helix transcriptional regulator: MNIAPAIHQEKVTQTDLARGDGWSVSDVICRCGPEDKPYEEQHGPSVIAAVLSGNFVYRSDRGSTLMAAGSLMLGNAGACYSCGHEHGAGDRCLAFHFTPGFLEDVAGGLPGLRWIDFPQHRLPPMATLTPLFAAAETALLEEDAPALEELALRMAGAALRLSHADSPPPDRARDIGRIAAAARLIEEHYTEPLTIADIAARVGLSRYHFLRLFSATMGMTPYQYLLNRRLRAAARTLRADRRSVLDAALSSGFGDLSEFTRRFRRTFGQTPASYRSKR, from the coding sequence ATGAACATCGCCCCCGCCATCCACCAGGAGAAGGTCACCCAGACCGACCTCGCAAGAGGCGATGGCTGGAGCGTCAGCGACGTGATCTGCCGCTGCGGGCCAGAGGACAAACCCTATGAGGAACAGCATGGCCCTTCAGTGATCGCCGCCGTGCTGTCCGGCAATTTCGTCTATCGCTCGGACCGGGGCAGCACGCTGATGGCGGCGGGGTCGCTGATGCTGGGCAACGCAGGGGCGTGCTATTCCTGCGGGCATGAGCATGGTGCCGGGGACCGTTGCCTGGCCTTCCATTTCACGCCCGGTTTCCTTGAGGATGTCGCGGGCGGCCTGCCCGGCCTGCGGTGGATCGATTTCCCGCAGCATCGCCTGCCGCCGATGGCCACGCTGACGCCCTTGTTCGCGGCGGCGGAAACCGCCTTGCTGGAAGAAGACGCCCCTGCACTGGAGGAATTGGCGCTGCGCATGGCGGGCGCAGCACTGCGTCTCAGCCACGCCGATTCACCGCCACCGGACCGCGCCCGGGATATCGGCCGCATCGCGGCTGCCGCCCGGCTGATCGAGGAGCACTACACCGAACCGCTGACGATTGCCGATATCGCCGCCAGGGTCGGTCTCAGCCGCTATCACTTCCTGCGCCTGTTCAGCGCCACCATGGGCATGACGCCCTATCAGTATCTGCTGAACCGTCGTCTGCGAGCGGCCGCCCGTACCTTGCGCGCGGATCGCAGGAGCGTGCTGGACGCGGCATTGTCTTCCGGTTTCGGCGATCTGTCGGAATTCACCCGGCGTTTCCGCCGCACCTTCGGGCAGACGCCGGCATCCTATCGGAGCAAGCGCTAG
- a CDS encoding cyclic nucleotide-binding domain-containing protein yields the protein MAKTKVLDRRVFYAGAVLFREGELGSHAYLIESGRVEVFVGRNEQETVLAELGEGEIIGEMALIAKGPRQASVRALELTVCSTINEQVMDKLLESCEPGVKALLKVLMKRLYTTNMMLADHLRRDAEMGRWN from the coding sequence ATGGCCAAGACCAAGGTACTCGACCGTCGGGTGTTTTATGCCGGTGCGGTGCTGTTCCGGGAGGGGGAGCTTGGCAGCCATGCCTATCTCATCGAATCCGGCCGGGTTGAGGTGTTCGTCGGCCGGAACGAGCAGGAAACCGTGCTCGCCGAACTGGGCGAGGGCGAGATCATCGGCGAGATGGCGCTGATCGCCAAGGGGCCGCGCCAGGCCTCGGTCCGCGCCCTGGAACTGACCGTCTGCTCGACGATCAACGAGCAGGTCATGGACAAGCTGCTGGAAAGCTGCGAGCCGGGCGTGAAGGCGCTGCTGAAGGTGCTGATGAAACGGCTCTACACCACCAACATGATGCTGGCGGACCATCTGCGCCGCGATGCCGAAATGGGGCGCTGGAACTAG
- a CDS encoding cryptochrome/photolyase family protein, translating into MHRDSDRPLLLWFRQDLRLADNPALRAAVESGQPILPVYILDDETPGAWAIGGAARWWLHHSLTALSHDLKALGAPLILRRGDSREVIDSLVREAGATAVYWNRCYEPFARKRDEAIKATLKQDGIEARSFNSALLHEPWTVENKSGEPFRVYSAFWRACLAKGKPDKPLPAPETLVAASAPASDSIGDWKLLPTKPNWAKRFESAWTPGENGAQERLTGFLDEAVNRYKAERDRPDIEATSRLSPHLHFGEIGPRQIWHATRAAMAAHDLNEASAEKFLSEVGWREFSHHLLYHNDALPEHPLRPEFADFPWHENDKALTAWQRGLTGYPIVDAGMRELWATGWMHNRVRMIVASFLVKDLLIPWQEGEAWFWDTLVDADLANNAASWQWVAGCGADAAPYFRIFNPVLQGEKFDPEGAYVRRWVPELAKMPASHIHKPWLAPDDVMRQAGVTLGKSYPNPIVDHGTARDRALDAFSRIKKAA; encoded by the coding sequence ATGCACCGAGACAGCGACAGGCCCCTCCTCCTCTGGTTCCGGCAGGATCTGCGCCTTGCGGACAATCCGGCCCTGCGCGCGGCGGTGGAGAGCGGACAACCGATCCTGCCCGTCTACATCCTCGATGACGAGACGCCTGGTGCCTGGGCGATTGGCGGTGCCGCGCGCTGGTGGCTGCATCACAGCCTGACGGCGCTGTCGCATGACCTGAAGGCGCTTGGTGCACCGCTCATCCTGCGGCGGGGCGACTCACGCGAGGTAATCGACTCGCTGGTGAGGGAGGCCGGCGCAACGGCGGTGTACTGGAACCGCTGCTACGAGCCTTTTGCCCGCAAGCGCGACGAGGCCATCAAGGCTACCCTGAAACAGGACGGGATCGAGGCCCGCAGCTTCAATTCCGCACTGCTGCACGAACCCTGGACGGTCGAGAACAAGTCCGGCGAACCGTTCCGTGTCTATTCCGCCTTCTGGCGTGCCTGTCTGGCGAAGGGCAAGCCGGACAAGCCGCTGCCCGCGCCGGAAACGCTTGTGGCGGCTTCCGCGCCGGCCAGCGACAGCATCGGGGATTGGAAATTGCTGCCCACCAAGCCGAACTGGGCGAAGCGCTTCGAGTCCGCCTGGACGCCCGGAGAGAACGGCGCGCAGGAGCGGCTGACGGGCTTCCTTGACGAAGCGGTCAACCGCTACAAGGCAGAGCGCGACCGCCCGGATATCGAGGCGACATCCCGCCTGTCGCCGCATCTGCATTTCGGCGAGATCGGCCCACGCCAGATCTGGCATGCCACCCGCGCCGCCATGGCCGCCCATGATCTTAACGAGGCCAGCGCCGAGAAATTCCTGTCGGAAGTCGGCTGGCGGGAATTCTCCCACCATCTGCTCTATCACAATGATGCCCTGCCCGAGCATCCCCTGCGGCCGGAATTCGCGGATTTCCCCTGGCACGAGAACGACAAGGCGCTGACCGCCTGGCAGCGCGGCCTGACCGGCTATCCCATTGTCGATGCCGGCATGCGGGAACTCTGGGCGACCGGCTGGATGCACAACCGGGTGCGGATGATCGTGGCCTCCTTCCTGGTGAAGGATCTGCTGATCCCCTGGCAGGAGGGCGAAGCCTGGTTCTGGGACACGCTCGTCGATGCCGACCTCGCCAACAACGCGGCGAGCTGGCAGTGGGTCGCCGGCTGCGGCGCCGATGCCGCGCCCTATTTCCGCATCTTCAACCCGGTGCTGCAGGGCGAGAAGTTCGACCCGGAGGGTGCTTATGTCCGGCGCTGGGTGCCGGAGCTCGCGAAGATGCCGGCCTCCCATATCCACAAGCCCTGGCTGGCCCCCGACGATGTGATGCGTCAGGCCGGCGTGACGCTGGGCAAGAGCTATCCCAACCCCATCGTGGACCATGGCACGGCGCGCGACCGCGCGCTCGACGCCTTCTCCCGCATCAAGAAGGCGGCCTGA
- a CDS encoding NAD(P)/FAD-dependent oxidoreductase: MRIAIVGSGISGLGAAWLLHQRHEITIYEKESRIGGHANTVEADFGDKQIPVDTGFIVFNDRNYPNLRGLFSELDVPYRNSEMSFGVSIDGGRLEYGGGSIPQLFAQKRNLLRPRFVRMVRDILRFFREAPELLEGDAGAQSLGEYLKRNRYSDGFLYDHLLPMAAAIWSCPVETMLEFPAASFARFFHNHGLLTVNDRPQWMTVEGGSREYVRRLTAPFADRFRLGNAAVSVRRVPGGVMVRGADGEETLFDQVILASHADQSLALLADADAAERGIMGRFRYQLNEAVLHRDPALMPRRRGVWSSWNYLAEGDAYDREVAVTYWMNLLQGIDPACPLFVTLNPIRQPDPDKVFARISYSHPVFDGPAMQAQRELNRIQGTRGLWFCGAWGGYGFHEDGLKSGIAVARALGADVPWQTEVQPAGNPPPGVAPLLAGD, encoded by the coding sequence ATGAGAATAGCGATTGTCGGCAGCGGTATCTCCGGCCTCGGCGCCGCCTGGCTGCTGCACCAGCGCCACGAGATCACGATCTACGAGAAGGAGTCCCGGATCGGCGGCCACGCCAACACGGTGGAAGCGGATTTCGGCGACAAGCAGATTCCGGTCGATACCGGCTTCATCGTGTTCAACGACCGCAATTATCCGAACCTGCGCGGCCTGTTCAGCGAACTGGACGTGCCCTACCGGAACAGCGAGATGTCCTTCGGCGTCTCCATCGATGGCGGGCGCCTGGAATATGGCGGCGGCAGTATCCCGCAGCTGTTCGCGCAGAAGCGCAATCTGCTGCGCCCGCGTTTTGTCAGGATGGTGCGTGATATCTTGCGTTTCTTCCGCGAGGCGCCGGAGCTGCTGGAGGGCGATGCCGGTGCGCAGTCGCTTGGCGAGTATCTGAAGCGCAACCGCTATTCCGACGGTTTCCTGTACGACCATCTGCTGCCGATGGCGGCCGCCATCTGGTCCTGCCCGGTAGAGACCATGCTAGAGTTCCCGGCAGCCAGCTTCGCGCGCTTCTTCCACAATCACGGCCTGCTGACCGTAAACGACCGGCCGCAATGGATGACGGTCGAAGGCGGCAGCCGCGAATATGTGCGGCGCCTCACGGCGCCCTTTGCCGACCGGTTCCGCCTCGGCAATGCCGCGGTGTCGGTGCGGCGGGTGCCCGGCGGCGTGATGGTGCGCGGCGCGGATGGCGAAGAGACTTTGTTCGACCAGGTCATCCTAGCCAGCCATGCCGACCAGTCGCTGGCGCTGCTGGCCGATGCCGACGCGGCAGAGCGCGGCATTATGGGGCGGTTCCGCTACCAGCTGAACGAGGCGGTGCTACACCGCGACCCGGCCCTGATGCCGCGGCGCCGCGGCGTCTGGTCGAGCTGGAACTATCTGGCCGAGGGCGACGCCTATGACCGCGAGGTTGCCGTCACCTACTGGATGAATTTGCTGCAGGGCATCGACCCCGCCTGCCCGCTGTTCGTCACGCTGAACCCGATCCGCCAGCCCGACCCGGACAAGGTGTTCGCCCGGATTTCCTACAGCCATCCGGTGTTCGATGGCCCCGCCATGCAGGCACAGCGGGAGCTGAACCGCATTCAGGGCACGCGCGGCCTGTGGTTCTGCGGTGCCTGGGGCGGCTATGGCTTTCACGAGGACGGGCTGAAATCCGGCATCGCCGTTGCGCGTGCGCTGGGCGCGGACGTGCCCTGGCAGACCGAGGTGCAGCCCGCCGGGAACCCGCCCCCCGGTGTTGCGCCGCTGCTGGCGGGCGACTGA
- a CDS encoding DUF1365 domain-containing protein, whose amino-acid sequence MTGQTPHTDWQSCLYRGRVTHSRLSPFRHKFHYRVFSLLVDLDELPALDAGLRLFSYNRANLLSFHDRDHGPRDGSPLRPWVERHLAAAGIDNDGGRISLLCFPRLMGFVFNPLSIYYCRDRQDRLTAILYEVKNTFGQQHGYLLPVPADRQPGAPILQRQEKGFYVSPFMPMECRYRFRLNEPDESLSILIRQDEAGPDGVPLLAATHMAERAALTDAGLLSAFAQHPLMTLKVIGGIHWEALRLWRKGARFHARPTPPARDVSIWSDPALANGRHEN is encoded by the coding sequence ATGACTGGCCAAACGCCGCATACGGATTGGCAATCCTGTCTCTATCGCGGGCGGGTGACACACAGCCGGCTATCGCCCTTCCGGCACAAATTCCATTACCGCGTCTTCTCGCTGCTGGTCGATCTGGACGAGCTGCCGGCGCTCGACGCCGGATTGCGGCTGTTCTCCTATAACCGCGCGAACCTGCTTAGCTTCCATGATCGCGACCATGGCCCGCGCGATGGCAGCCCCTTGCGCCCCTGGGTCGAGCGCCACCTGGCCGCCGCCGGCATCGACAATGATGGCGGGCGCATCTCGCTGCTGTGCTTTCCGCGCCTCATGGGCTTCGTGTTCAACCCGCTGTCGATCTATTACTGCCGTGACCGGCAGGACCGGCTGACCGCCATCCTCTACGAGGTGAAGAACACCTTCGGCCAGCAGCATGGCTATCTGCTGCCGGTTCCCGCCGACCGGCAGCCCGGCGCGCCGATCCTGCAGCGCCAGGAGAAGGGCTTCTACGTCTCGCCCTTCATGCCGATGGAGTGCCGCTACCGCTTCCGCCTGAACGAGCCGGACGAGAGCCTGTCCATCCTGATCCGCCAGGATGAGGCCGGCCCTGATGGCGTACCGCTGCTGGCCGCCACCCACATGGCGGAGCGCGCGGCACTGACGGACGCCGGCCTGCTGTCGGCCTTCGCGCAACACCCGCTGATGACGCTGAAGGTGATCGGCGGCATCCATTGGGAGGCGCTGCGCCTGTGGCGCAAGGGGGCGCGGTTCCATGCCCGCCCCACCCCGCCTGCCCGTGACGTTTCGATCTGGTCCGACCCCGCCCTCGCAAACGGGAGACACGAAAATTGA
- a CDS encoding SAM-dependent methyltransferase, protein MSDATMTIDGRSWIAQMRRRPDRSLTRWMWLGLKMLRNLSHGTLIVVLPDGRRFRFDSPHEGPEATILVRDQRMARRWFMGGSVGWSESYLDGEWDSPDPAKVVELFSINVAALEQHIDGNWWSRLAGRALHALNRNNRRGSQRNIAYHYDLGNDFYRRWLDPSMTYSSAVFEGSQQDLEAAQRAKYRRICTLLDAQPGQHVLEIGCGWGGFAEVAAGEFGLKVTGITLSQQQHAYATERIARADLSDRVELRLQDYRDVSERFDRIASIEMFEAVGERYWPVFFDKVKSCLTENGKAAMQVITIADDRFEAYRSSPDFIQRYIFPGGMLPSDSILRGLVNDAGMSLTRDDGFGLDYARTLRHWSDAFRTAWPDIREMGFDERFRRMWEFYLHYCEGGFRSGSIDVRQIAFSR, encoded by the coding sequence TTGAGCGACGCCACCATGACCATCGACGGCCGTTCCTGGATCGCCCAGATGCGGCGCCGGCCCGACCGCAGCCTGACACGCTGGATGTGGCTTGGCCTGAAGATGCTGCGCAACCTCAGCCACGGCACGCTGATCGTTGTGCTGCCGGATGGCAGGCGCTTCCGCTTCGACAGCCCGCATGAGGGACCGGAGGCGACCATCCTGGTGCGCGATCAGCGCATGGCGCGGCGCTGGTTCATGGGCGGCAGCGTCGGCTGGTCGGAATCCTATCTGGATGGCGAGTGGGACAGCCCCGACCCCGCCAAGGTGGTTGAGCTGTTCTCGATCAATGTCGCCGCGCTGGAACAGCATATCGACGGCAATTGGTGGAGCCGGCTGGCGGGCCGCGCGCTGCATGCACTGAACCGCAACAACCGGCGCGGCAGCCAGCGCAACATCGCCTATCACTATGATCTGGGGAATGATTTCTACCGCCGCTGGCTCGACCCCTCCATGACCTATTCCTCGGCGGTGTTCGAGGGCAGCCAGCAGGATCTGGAAGCCGCCCAGCGCGCCAAGTACCGCCGTATCTGCACCCTGCTAGACGCCCAACCCGGCCAGCATGTGCTGGAGATCGGCTGCGGCTGGGGCGGCTTTGCGGAGGTCGCGGCGGGCGAGTTTGGCCTGAAAGTCACCGGCATCACCCTGTCGCAGCAGCAGCACGCCTACGCCACCGAGCGGATCGCCCGGGCCGACCTGTCAGACCGTGTGGAGCTGCGCCTGCAGGATTACCGCGACGTCAGCGAGCGGTTCGACCGTATCGCCTCCATCGAAATGTTCGAGGCGGTGGGCGAACGCTATTGGCCGGTATTCTTCGACAAGGTGAAATCCTGCCTCACGGAAAACGGCAAGGCAGCGATGCAGGTCATCACCATCGCCGATGACCGGTTCGAGGCCTATCGCAGCTCCCCCGACTTCATCCAGCGCTACATCTTCCCCGGCGGCATGCTGCCGTCCGACAGTATCCTGCGCGGGCTGGTCAATGATGCCGGCATGTCTCTGACGCGCGATGACGGCTTCGGGCTGGACTATGCCCGAACGCTGCGCCACTGGAGCGACGCCTTCCGCACCGCCTGGCCGGACATCCGGGAGATGGGCTTCGACGAGCGTTTCCGGCGCATGTGGGAATTCTATCTGCATTATTGCGAGGGCGGCTTCCGGTCCGGCAGCATCGACGTGCGCCAGATCGCCTTCAGCCGCTAA